AATTTTGGATATTCCTGACTTAAAATTTCAATGTTAAATATTGCATGTTTTGCAAATTTTATATGTAAATTTTTTAAATCTAGTTCCTGTTTTTCTTTAATTAATTTTTTATATTCAACTTTTCAATCCATTTCTTCTAATTTAAAAACATCTAAATAATTAGGTTCAAATTTTTTTAAACCAATACATTTTAATAGATGTTCTAAATTAAGTTTATTAATTTTTAAAAGATTACGAGTATCTTTTATTTCATTATCAAAACTTGTAGAATACTTATTTACTCATTTTTCCCCAGATATTGATATTCATTTATAAATTCATCAAATAATGAAAATTCTGAATTTAGCGTATTACTATTATAATATTTTTTTACTTTTCTTTTATTTCAAAAACTAACTTTATTTCTTAATTTATTTGTTAAATAGTATTGAACAATAACTAACTCTCTGTCTGTAACAGCATTCCAATTAAAATTTACTATTTTTTTAAAACTTGTAAAATTTTTAACAATCTTGCTTTTTGCTAAAAGATAATCATAATAATCACTTGCTTGAAAATATGTTTTAATTTCTTGATATTGTTCATCAAAATTATTTAATAAAATATTGCTAAAAATTTTATAATCTTTTACTTTAGTAACAATTTCATCTGAAACTTTACCACTATATTTTGTTAAATCATTAATATACATTTGTGCATCAGCAGTTGCTAAAACATCATGAAAATTACTAATCTTGTTTAATAAATTACTAATTTTTGCTGAAATATCTATTGTTGGTTTAACTGATTGTGAACTTCACATTATTAAAGAAGAAAAACTTTTTCGTAATTGATTAATAAACAATTTTTTATCATTTTTTAAATCATAAATTAATAAAGCAAAGGTCTGAAAATGTTTTAGTCTATTATAAACAACTTCTGTTGCAACTCTTTTTTCGGCACAAAAAAGAGCTTTTTTACTATTACTTAAAATATTAATTAACAAATTAACAATCGTCTGTGATTTTCCTGTTCCAGGTGGGCCATTAATAACAAGGTTCTTTTTTAAAGCTGATGAAATCGCTAATTTTTGCGAAAAATCTAATTCTGAAATTTGAACAATTTCGCCCATTGCTTTAATTGGATTATAATTTTTATCAACAGAATCCCTATTACTTAATTGGTTTTCTAATTCATTAAAATATTCTTCTGAATTTTCTCAATTATCTAAATCATGAATTAATTCTGCACTTTCAGTTTTATAAAATCCAATTAAAGCACTAAAGGCTAAAGTTGTAACAATATTTTCTCCTTTCCGTTTTAATGTTGTTAATGACTCCGACTTAAACGGAAATTTCATAAGTTCGAATTCTTCTGTAAATTCTAAATTTGGAAAATCAATCCCTAATTTTTCACGAAAAATTTTAAGCATTAAATCATATTTATTTTTAATAATTTCAAAAATTGAACTATTGTCATTTTCATCATTTTCAAGTTCTTCAATCTCTTTTGTTAAATCTATCTTTAAAAAATATCCTAATCTGCTTAATAAATTAATATTTGGATTAATAGTTTGATCTCAATTGATAACAAATTTATTACTTAACTGTTCAACCATAACATTAAAAAAGAATAATGGTCCCCGGTAATAATCTAATTTATTGTTTTCATCATAATATGTCCCTGATACAAAAGGAAACCCAATTTTCAAATGTGAAATTCCCGTTTCTCGAAGCGACTCAGCATTAGTTCTACTTAATTTAAGTAATTTATTATATAATTCATTTTTTCTTCAACGAATATATTCATTAATATCATCATTAACATCTATTTTATTATTTTTTTCATAAATTTTATCTGTTTCATAATCTGTTAAAATTGATAAATTAGGCTTTAAATCAGTATTCTTATTTAAAAAATTTAATGATACATTTCCTTTCATTAGTAATTCTTGAAATAAGTTTTGATTTCCTAAATAATTTTTAATTTCAAACAAATCAATAACTCTAAAAGATTGGCGTTTTAAATCCACAAAATTTGCTAAACTATTTTTACTTCTTGCTACAACACGTTCTTTAATCTCTTGTATGTTCATTTATAACCTCTTCCTAAATAAATAAATTTGCAATCTACTAATATTATTATTTCATAAATTTAAAATTATTAAAATAAAAAGAAAGATAAAAATTATCTTTCTCTAATACTTAATTTTTTTTAAACATAAACCATACGGCTTTGCACAATATTTTGTTGTTTGGCCAACTGGGGGATGTTTTAAATTATTTTGTAATTGTTCTAAACTAATTTTACCCCAGTAGCACGCTAAAATATTCTGTGTTAGCATTCGAATTTGATAGCGAATGAACCCTTTTGCAATGAAATGGAACTCAATTTTTTTTGCTTTGTTCCGCTTAACATAAATTTTATTAATTGTGCGACAAGTAGTAATTTCTTCACCTACTTTTACTCCTGAAAAATAAGCAAAGTTATGTTCACCAACAAACACTTGACTAATTTGCTGCAATTTTTTAATATTCAACAATTCATCAACTTTTAATTCATGCCGATGATTAAACAAATCATAAGCGTGATCATTAATCGTATAAACATACTCTTTTAATTTTGTTGTGCGCACACTAAAGTTCTCAGCAACTACTTGATAACCTTTAATATTAATATTGATTGGCAAACTTTTACTAATTGTTTTAATAAAAAACGCCACGTTTCGTGGTTGAAAAGGAATCTTAACTAAGACTTTTTGATCACAAGCATGAACACCAGCATCAGTTTTACTAGCTCCTAATGTTCAAATTGGTTGCTGGCAAATGTCAAAAAATGCTTTTTCCAATTCACCTTGAATTGTTTTAGCATTTTTCTGTTTAACTCAACCACTATAATCATAACCATCGTATTCAAGTGTTAATAATAATGATAACATTATCATCCTAAAACAAAATTATCAATATGAGGAATGCGAATTTGTAAAAATCCTGTTGGAATTTTACCAAATGTTCATCCATTTGTGCCTCAATATCAAACCTCGTAAAAAGTTTGATATTGTCCCATCGTAACTGATTGGGCAATAATAATACTTGCAATTCCAACCCCAAAAATAAATAATAAAATATCAGGAAAATGGACACGATAATGACGATAGCGTGTTCTTTTAGCATGTGGGTCATAACCACGAGCATCCATTGCATAAGCTAAATCTTCTGCTTTTTGAAAAGCTGATACTAATAATGGAATAATTAGAGCTGTTGTTGACTTAATTTTATCTTTAAAATGTCCATTCCGAAAATCTACCCCTCGCGAAGCTTGGGCCTTCATAATCCGTCCCGCCTCTTCGATTAATGTTGGAATCATACGCAATGCAATTGAAATAATTGTTGATAAAATATGAACAGGAAAACGAACTAATTTTAAAGGACTTAATAAATCTTCTAATGCTAATGTTAAATCTAATGGTTGTGTTGTTGCTGTTAAAATTGTTGTAATTAAAATCATTAAATAAATCCGAGAAGCCATATATAACGCGTTAAAAACAGCTTTTTCAGAAAAGGCAAATCAACTCTTTCCCCCAGGTGCGGAAGGACCAGTTGCCGTTGCTTTTCCACCTCAATGTCAACCAATATAACCGTCAGTTACTAAAAAACAGTTAATTAATAATAAAACAACAAACATAAATAAGATTGGTTTTAATAACGATACTAACAAACGTGGTGGTAATTTTGCTAAAAAGAACAACGTAAAGATGGTTAACCCTAGAATTGCATAACCAGTAAATCCCGTTGAAAAAAAGATTGATACCATTAATGATAACAACATAAATAGTTTTACCCGTGGATCCATCCGGTGGACAACGGAATTATAGGCAATATAACGTCCAAATGATAAGCGCATCTTTTCTATCCCTTTCTTTTTTGTCCTTTACGTTGAATAATTTCTTTTGCTAATTCATCAATATTACGAATATTAGCATCTGTTAAATCAAATCCTTTTTCTTTTAATTGATAAATTAAATTATAAATCTTTGGTGGTTCAATTAAAAGTGTTTGTAACAAATCTTTGTCTTTAAAAATTTCAAACGGAGTTCCAATCTTAATAATTTTCCCATCCTTTAAGGCAACAACTTCATCAGCAATTTCTAAAACATGATCCATATTATGAGTAACTAAAATAATTCGTTTATTTTGTTCTTGATTAATCCGATGGAATAACTTAATAAAATCTTCTTCTCCTTCAGGATCTAATCCGGCCGTTGGTTCATCTAAAATTAAAGTATTTCCTTCCATTGCTAAAATCCCAGCGATGGCAACTCTTCGTTTTTG
This genomic window from Spiroplasma sp. SV19 contains:
- a CDS encoding AAA domain-containing protein; this translates as MNIQEIKERVVARSKNSLANFVDLKRQSFRVIDLFEIKNYLGNQNLFQELLMKGNVSLNFLNKNTDLKPNLSILTDYETDKIYEKNNKIDVNDDINEYIRWRKNELYNKLLKLSRTNAESLRETGISHLKIGFPFVSGTYYDENNKLDYYRGPLFFFNVMVEQLSNKFVINWDQTINPNINLLSRLGYFLKIDLTKEIEELENDENDNSSIFEIIKNKYDLMLKIFREKLGIDFPNLEFTEEFELMKFPFKSESLTTLKRKGENIVTTLAFSALIGFYKTESAELIHDLDNWENSEEYFNELENQLSNRDSVDKNYNPIKAMGEIVQISELDFSQKLAISSALKKNLVINGPPGTGKSQTIVNLLINILSNSKKALFCAEKRVATEVVYNRLKHFQTFALLIYDLKNDKKLFINQLRKSFSSLIMWSSQSVKPTIDISAKISNLLNKISNFHDVLATADAQMYINDLTKYSGKVSDEIVTKVKDYKIFSNILLNNFDEQYQEIKTYFQASDYYDYLLAKSKIVKNFTSFKKIVNFNWNAVTDRELVIVQYYLTNKLRNKVSFWNKRKVKKYYNSNTLNSEFSLFDEFINEYQYLGKNE
- a CDS encoding tRNA pseudouridine synthase A, with the protein product MLSLLLTLEYDGYDYSGWVKQKNAKTIQGELEKAFFDICQQPIWTLGASKTDAGVHACDQKVLVKIPFQPRNVAFFIKTISKSLPININIKGYQVVAENFSVRTTKLKEYVYTINDHAYDLFNHRHELKVDELLNIKKLQQISQVFVGEHNFAYFSGVKVGEEITTCRTINKIYVKRNKAKKIEFHFIAKGFIRYQIRMLTQNILACYWGKISLEQLQNNLKHPPVGQTTKYCAKPYGLCLKKIKY
- a CDS encoding energy-coupling factor transporter transmembrane component T — its product is MRLSFGRYIAYNSVVHRMDPRVKLFMLLSLMVSIFFSTGFTGYAILGLTIFTLFFLAKLPPRLLVSLLKPILFMFVVLLLINCFLVTDGYIGWHWGGKATATGPSAPGGKSWFAFSEKAVFNALYMASRIYLMILITTILTATTQPLDLTLALEDLLSPLKLVRFPVHILSTIISIALRMIPTLIEEAGRIMKAQASRGVDFRNGHFKDKIKSTTALIIPLLVSAFQKAEDLAYAMDARGYDPHAKRTRYRHYRVHFPDILLFIFGVGIASIIIAQSVTMGQYQTFYEVWYWGTNGWTFGKIPTGFLQIRIPHIDNFVLGW